In a genomic window of Aricia agestis chromosome 2, ilAriAges1.1, whole genome shotgun sequence:
- the LOC121739962 gene encoding uncharacterized protein LOC121739962, whose protein sequence is MVSNTRVDNPVKKEGIKKQKKKEKPNPSVNNSLKKDVEIEVPIAAVNFKKDVTNEDETIPEELSEKYPVLKDEALIKKFQSVKVNNNQKGRIRQVLKDQLKDTSDNVLPDVIHSRIQGIIKDSKDLTEPELRKIRILYNMLKTAVQTTKPDDGKIKKKSKNKRNKNKKSEPKDESESGVQTETQTVEKLKSTDSSKDTDSKAAQENKNKPKGPKRYVVFVGNLPPQIEKETIMTHFKDLADQIVSVRIPKQEEGKKSSIAYVELKSEHSYELALSKHHSMLGTKRINVLYTTQKNSKISKTEAKSKSAKLIALQKSGKLAGSVAMNKKRSHRRNKAKRAQAKLQTSAK, encoded by the exons ATGGTATCCAACACGAG GGTTGATAATCCGGTCAAAAAGGAAGgtataaaaaagcaaaaaaagaaGGAAAAGCCTAACCCTTCTGTCAATAATAGCTTAAAAAAGGATGTGGAAATCGAGGTACCAATTGCAGCTGTTAATTTTAAAAAGGATGTAACAAATGAAGAT gAAACAATACCTGAAGAACTAAGTGAAAAGTATCCAGTGTTGAAAGATGAGGCATTGATAAAGAAATTCCAAAgtgtaaaagtaaataataatcagaAAG gtAGAATAAGACAAGTATTAAAAGACCAACTGAAAGATACCTCGGACAATGTATTGCCAGATGTAATTCACAGTAGAATACAAGGTATTATCAAGGACTCCAAAGATCTGACAGAACCTGAGCTTAGAAAAATAAGGATATTGTACAATATGCTTAAAACTGCTGTACAAACTACTAAGCCTGATGATGGCAAGAttaaaaagaaaagtaaaaataaaaggaataagaataaaaaaagtgAGCCAAAGGATGAAAGTGAAAGTGGAGTACAAACAGAAACACAAACTGTTGAGAAACTGAAAAGTACTGACAGTAGTAAAGATACAGACAGCAAAGCTGCTCAAGAAAACAAGAATAAACCAAAAGGTCCTAAAAGATATGTGGTATTTGTTGGGAATTTACCACCTCAAATTGAAAAAGAGACG ATAATGACACATTTCAAAGATCTAGCAGATCAAATAGTGAGTGTGAGGATACCAAAACAAGAAGAGGGCAAGAAGAGTTCAATTGCTTATGTGGAACTAAAAAGTGAACATAGCTATGAG TTGGCACTGTCTAAACATCACTCTATGCTGGGTACCAAGAGGATTAATGTTCTATACACAACACAAAAGAACAGCAAGATTAGCAAAACTGAAGCAAAG AGCAAATCTGCAAAACTAATAGCCTTACAAAAGTCAGGTAAGCTTGCAGGGAGTGTAGCAATGAACAAGAAGAGGAGCCACCGAAGAAACAAGGCGAAACGCGCACAGGCAAAACTACAGACTTCTGCCAAGTGA